The DNA segment TAGTTATTTGTTGCTGCTCTTACTTTCTTTAAAGTGTCTTGTTGCTTCCATAGCACAGCTAGCTGATTGTGGGTTTAGGTAATGGAATTATGCAGAATTGGTTGTTTATTTAGTAATCCTAAATCCTGATGAAAAAAGCAGTCCTTGTTGCCTTCTGTGAACCGGGTTCTCGTTAACATCAGGAAAATCATATTTCCATTGTTTTTGGGTGAACCTCTTTAGATTCTATTCACTGAAGGTTCAGTAAATGATGGTACATCTGTATTGAGTTTACTAAAATAGTTGTCTGTAACCATTTCTTTTATTCAGTTGGAAATATGAATAACTGTTTGTTTATATGATTATCCCAAATCCTGATATAAAAAGCAGTCCTTGTTGCCTTGTGTGAACCGGGTTCTCGTTAACATCAGGTAAATCATATTTTCATTGTTTTTGGGTGAACCTATGTTGATTCTATTGACTGAAGGTTCAGTAAATGATGGTACATCTGTATTGAGTTCTCGCTAAAATAGTTATCTGTAACCATTTCTTTTGATCAGTTGGAAATATGCATAACTGTTTGCTTATACAATAATCCTAAATCCTGATATAAAAAGCAGTCCTTGTTGCCTTATGTGAACTGGGTTCTCGTTAACATCAGGAAAATCATATTTTCATTGTTTTTGGGTGAACCTCTGTAGATTCTATTTACTGAAGGTTCAGTAAATGATGGTACATCTGTATTGAATAAACTGTAGTTTACTGTAACCATTTCTTTCGATCAGTTGGAAATATGCATAACTGTTTGTTCATATATAATAATCCTAAATCCTGATATAAAAAGCAGTCCTTGTTGCCTTATGTGAACCGGGTTCTCGTTAGCGTCAGGAAAATCATATTTTCATTGTTTTTGGGTGAACCTCTGTTGATTCTATTGACTGAAGGTTCAGTAAATGATGGTACATCTGTATTGAGTTTACTATAGTTGTCTAACCATTTCTTTCAATCAGTTGGAAATATGCATAACTGTTTGTTTACGTAATAATCCTAAACCCTGATATAAAAAGCAGTCCTTGTTGCCTTATGTGAACTGGGTTCTCGTTAACATCAGGAAAATCATATTTTCATTGTTTTTGGGTGAACCTCTGTAGATTCTATTGACCGATGGTTCAGTAAATGATGGTACATCTTTATGGAGTGTATGATTTGTGTGTAAATCTTTTGCCCAATTGGCTAATTGTTGATTATGATTTGTTGAAAAATATTCTTGTTTTTTCTAGACATCACTTTGTTCGATACTTGTGCTGATTCTTCCTTATTTCTGTCTATGTTTTTATAGAATACAAGGGAGACAGCGTTTGCCTTGAGGAAGTTACCTTTGGCCAAGGCCAAAAGGTACTTGGAAGATGTTATGGCTCACAAGCAAGCTATACCCTTCCGACGTTTTTGTGGTGGTGTTGGACGTACTGCTCAGGCAAAAAGCAGGCACTCTAATGGACAAGGACGATGGCCTGCGAAATCTGCAAAGTTTATTCTAGATTTGCTCAAGAATGCTGAGAGTAATGCTGAGGTATGTCCTCTTGAGTTGAGCCATCTATATATTTCAAGACATATTTCTTATTCTCGTATATGTGAATGATTATACAGGTAAAAGGATTGGATGTGGACAACCTCTTCATTACTCACATTCAAGTGAACCAAGCACAAAAGCAGAGGCGTCGTACCTACAGGGCTCACGGAAGAATTAACCGTATGTTCTGATTTCATCTCTTCAAGTTTTAGTTTGCAAATTTATTAGCTGTCTCATTGATATGTTACTTCTATCTTGTTCAGCTTACATGTCCAGCCCTTGTCACATTGAGTTGATTTTGTCTGAGAAGGAAGAATCAGTTCAGAAAGAGGTAATTCACTTGCAATCGCCTTTAAAACATGGTTATTATTACTGTGGCTTTTTATAACCCGCTTGACGGCACCCATCTGATATGATTTATATAATCTCGTTTAATATATAGATCATGGTAATCCGTTCTGACACCCTACTTGTGTATATTTTTCAGCCCGAGACCCAGTTGGCAACCAGCAAATCTAAGAAGTCTCAAGCCATGAGAACAGGTGCTTCTGCTTGAGTACAGGCCAGTCATTGACCAATTAAAGGAGAAGTTTTGAATCGAAtactttgtatttttttcttcagTCCGAGGAATTTTGTTTGTTCTCAATTAGAATGATATGCTACTTAGATGAATTGAACagcttgtttgtttgttttgacCTATGTTTAGTTAATTGTTCTGAGATTTTACTTGACAATTTATATGGAAGCCTTTCTTTGCAGAGTATGATATGATGTTTAGCTTGATCAATTCTAAGCCTAATAAATTTTATCGTAGTCTCTTTTTTGGCAAGTTATGCAAATCTTGTATGGTAAACTAGGGGTAGCAACAGGGCGGGGATGTATTTCCTTCTCCGTCCCTAACACTTGTGGTGAAGGTGACTGTTTTTGAGGAGTTTTTAATGAAGATTTTGGGTATTTATTTGCACTTATCTTGCGCGATCTCCATGGGGAATCAACTAAAACATGAAATAGAAAAACATAGAAACATTCTAATGTGTTTTTGAATCTAAATAGCAAAAACAAAAATGCATTCAAGCTTAATTAAGCATTATCTTATTCCCTTCTTTGTATTCACCggttatatataattaaaatattaagggtATTACTATTTTACTGCCTCAAATTACTTATTACTGCTCCCATTTGAATAATTTTGCCATTTTCAtagatattttttaaaactgattttttctttttttttttgagagttGGTTAAAATTTGGCCTAGACGGATGCCGCATCTGTCCGTGCATTTCCTTTCCGATTTGGGGCAAATTGTCCccatttgaatctccaaatatTTTGGTAATTGCTCGTCTTAGTTGGTTCAAATCCTTGCGGATGTGAACAAGTTTTTAGCAGCAAAGCCAGGATATACTCTTAGCTTATATTAAATAGTGGAGCATAGCTGGCTGCTTGACTACCCTAGTAACCTAGTGTTGTTAAACGACCCTCCAAGCATACTCAGGTGAATTTCATGTTAAATCATGACATCGTTTGAATGGGAAAAAGATCTTCTTTGCTGTTACCTTCAAGTTTAAATATTCTAGAGGAATTTGAAGATGGGAGAATACACAGATGTTAATGGAATCAGCAATCTAGCAAACAAACAAACTTTGGATACTTTGAGATCATGAGGAATCATATATATAGAATCAACAAATAAACTTTAGATACTTTGGGATCATGGGGAATTACAGAACAGACACATTgttttttgaaaagaaaagacaCGTTGTTTTGATGATTATCCTGATTCATGTTAATGGAATCAGCAAACTAGTAAACAAACAAACTTTGGATACTTTGAGAtcatgatgaattatatatatagaatcaGTAAATAAACTTTGGATACTTTGAGATCATGagaaattaattatatctaTAGAATCAGCAAACGAACTTTGTGATGTTTTGGAATCATGTTAGAGGGTGTTTGGTTGAAATTTTGGAATAGGAATTGGAATCGGAATGTTacggaatcagaatcagaataaCTATTTAGTTATTTTGTTTGATTTAATTCGAATCGAAATCCAATTATTTTTAAGAGTGATTGGTTTAAATTTCGAAATtggaatcaaaatcaaaatcgaaattaaacaaaattaaaatttctttaaatttgaataaataaataacatatgaaaaccattaatcataagttaataaaaaaaaaatttaaaaaaatttataaattaaattaatatataaatgaatatactatattatataatatagtaTACAAGAaccaatataaatatattacattCTAAATAGTATATTGtagaactatatatatatatatagagagagagagtgacaGTTACAAAACAAAACGAGGGTTCCTTTTTCAATTAAAGGGGAAGAAAGAGGGAATGATTGATTCTCATAGTAGAGAAACGTGATTAATTCCTATATCAAAATTTGTAAAACCAAACATTAACAAAGATAATTAACCATTGTCATTTCCATTCTCTACTGTAAATATGCCTAACCAAATACCCTTTTAATGTAATTCTGGCATATCTATAGGCTTAATACCTAATTTGACCTGAACTTGTGTAAAAAGTTTGATTACCATATACTTAATACATTTTAgtgggcttaatacatcatcaatttttttatttaaattacagGCGAGAATAATTTACCTTTTAGATTATCTACTTCCGTACTTTGCGGTTTTCAAAGCTTTTGTTTTGAACTGATGAAAAAATTTAGGATATTCTGAGAGTATATGTCAAACGAATCaattaatgtattttttttttgagagattATAATATGTGTTATTTAGTAAACCAACAAAATTCCAAAGTAAATCaacaaaatttcaaaaaaaccaAATAGTTCAAAATGCTCATTTTCTATCAAACTTTGTACATCAA comes from the Euphorbia lathyris chromosome 5, ddEupLath1.1, whole genome shotgun sequence genome and includes:
- the LOC136230477 gene encoding large ribosomal subunit protein uL22y; its protein translation is MVKYSREPDNSTKSCKARGSDLRVHFKNTRETAFALRKLPLAKAKRYLEDVMAHKQAIPFRRFCGGVGRTAQAKSRHSNGQGRWPAKSAKFILDLLKNAESNAEVKGLDVDNLFITHIQVNQAQKQRRRTYRAHGRINPYMSSPCHIELILSEKEESVQKEPETQLATSKSKKSQAMRTGASA